One genomic segment of Chromatiales bacterium includes these proteins:
- a CDS encoding TRAP transporter small permease — translation MIDRILTIFEQWVITVGFAVATLLLFTNVVLRYVFDTGFTWVLEAVQYIFAWVVLIGAAHGVKAGVHLGIDVLTIRFSREVQRWLGLVALAISLGFAIPVLWLAIQYTMKVRRWGDLTLNLEIPQWIPYLAIPIGMALMTYRLVQIGVKIWRGERLHVGQSEHDAVRDREPEPTE, via the coding sequence ATGATCGATCGGATTCTCACGATCTTCGAGCAGTGGGTCATCACGGTGGGCTTCGCCGTGGCGACGCTGCTGCTGTTCACCAACGTCGTGCTGCGCTACGTGTTCGACACCGGGTTTACCTGGGTGCTCGAGGCCGTGCAGTACATCTTCGCCTGGGTCGTGCTGATCGGTGCCGCGCACGGTGTGAAAGCGGGTGTGCATCTCGGCATCGATGTTCTGACGATCCGTTTTTCGCGTGAGGTTCAGCGTTGGCTGGGGCTCGTCGCGTTGGCGATCAGTCTCGGCTTTGCAATCCCGGTGCTGTGGCTTGCGATCCAGTACACGATGAAGGTGCGGCGCTGGGGCGACCTGACGCTGAACCTGGAGATCCCGCAGTGGATTCCGTATCTCGCCATTCCGATCGGCATGGCGCTGATGACCTACCGTCTGGTGCAGATTGGCGTGAAGATCTGGCGCGGTGAACGCCTGCACGTCG
- a CDS encoding TRAP transporter substrate-binding protein produces the protein MRTSTLLAVAAAGLFAAGAAQAEYVIKFSHVVSPQTPKGVAAEYFAEQVNKRLAGKVRVEVFPNSQLYDDNKVMEAMRLSEGKTGIMAAPSLSKFVKFSNRLQAFDLPFLFGSLADVHKLADSELADKMVAPMEDKGVKGLAFWDNGMKVFSIRGDKPLRDPPGDFKGKKFRIQTSDVHSAMVEALGGTPQELPFKEVYTALGQGVVDGQENAWANVYSKKFHEVQDYISVTNHGYLGYLVVVSTEFWNGMPADLRKQVAAILREATEVNRKAAAEADTEERNKVAAAGYAKIVDLTPAEIAKWRAITASVEDKFRDEIGADLLKEIHALLGN, from the coding sequence ATGCGTACCAGCACCTTGCTCGCGGTTGCCGCAGCCGGCCTTTTCGCCGCCGGCGCCGCGCAGGCCGAATATGTCATCAAGTTCTCGCACGTCGTCTCGCCGCAGACTCCGAAGGGCGTTGCGGCCGAATATTTTGCCGAACAGGTCAACAAGCGCCTGGCCGGCAAGGTGCGGGTCGAGGTGTTCCCGAATTCCCAGCTCTATGACGACAACAAGGTCATGGAGGCGATGCGCCTGTCCGAGGGCAAGACCGGCATCATGGCCGCACCGAGCCTGTCAAAATTTGTGAAGTTCTCGAACCGCCTTCAGGCGTTCGACCTGCCGTTCCTGTTCGGCTCGCTTGCCGACGTGCACAAGCTGGCCGACAGCGAACTCGCCGACAAGATGGTCGCGCCGATGGAGGACAAGGGGGTCAAGGGCCTGGCGTTCTGGGACAACGGCATGAAGGTGTTCTCGATTCGCGGCGACAAGCCGCTGCGCGATCCGCCCGGCGACTTCAAGGGCAAGAAATTCCGCATCCAGACCTCCGACGTGCACTCCGCGATGGTCGAGGCGCTCGGCGGCACTCCGCAGGAGCTGCCGTTCAAGGAGGTCTACACGGCGCTCGGCCAGGGCGTCGTCGACGGCCAGGAAAACGCCTGGGCGAACGTCTACTCGAAGAAATTCCACGAAGTTCAGGACTACATCTCGGTCACCAACCACGGCTACCTCGGCTACCTGGTCGTGGTCAGCACGGAATTCTGGAACGGCATGCCGGCTGATCTGCGCAAGCAGGTCGCCGCCATTCTCAGAGAGGCGACCGAGGTCAACCGCAAGGCCGCTGCCGAAGCCGACACTGAAGAGCGCAACAAGGTCGCCGCGGCCGGGTACGCGAAGATCGTCGACCTGACCCCGGCGGAGATCGCGAAGTGGCGTGCAATAACGGCGAGCGTGGAAGACAAATTCCGTGACGAGATCGGCGCTGATCTCCTGAAGGAAATCCACGCCCTGCTGGGCAACTGA
- a CDS encoding DUF4126 domain-containing protein: MVETVQLIALTLGVGWASGINLYAAVFMLGLLGNGGYIELPPGLEPVMNPLVMAAAGFMYLVEFFADKTPGVDTAWDTLHTFIRIPAGAILAAGALGGESQALELVGYLVGGSAAAASHLTKAGSRVLINTSPEPVTNWVASITEDIAVIGGLWTALNHPWVFIVLFILFVLLLIWLLPKLWRGILALFRRIAGWFGSKPAAPADEATPGDTPIKHHDGKT; encoded by the coding sequence ATTGTGGAAACCGTACAACTCATCGCGCTGACGCTGGGCGTCGGCTGGGCGTCGGGCATCAACCTGTATGCTGCGGTGTTCATGCTCGGGCTGCTCGGCAACGGCGGCTACATCGAGCTGCCGCCGGGGCTGGAGCCGGTCATGAACCCGCTGGTCATGGCGGCCGCCGGGTTCATGTACCTCGTCGAGTTCTTCGCGGACAAGACCCCGGGCGTGGACACCGCCTGGGACACCCTGCACACCTTCATCCGGATTCCGGCCGGCGCGATCCTCGCGGCCGGCGCGCTCGGCGGCGAGAGCCAGGCGCTGGAACTCGTCGGCTACCTGGTCGGCGGCAGCGCGGCGGCGGCAAGCCACCTGACCAAGGCCGGCTCGCGCGTGCTGATCAACACCTCGCCGGAGCCGGTCACGAACTGGGTGGCCTCGATCACCGAGGACATCGCGGTCATCGGCGGACTGTGGACCGCACTGAACCACCCGTGGGTGTTCATCGTGCTGTTCATCCTGTTCGTGCTGCTGCTGATCTGGCTGCTGCCGAAGCTCTGGCGCGGCATCCTCGCGCTGTTCCGGCGTATCGCGGGCTGGTTCGGCTCGAAACCGGCCGCGCCGGCGGACGAGGCCACGCCCGGCGACACCCCTATCAAACACCACGACGGGAAGACCTGA
- the hemJ gene encoding protoporphyrinogen oxidase HemJ codes for MWLKAWHLIFMVTWFAGLFYLPRLFVYHAMADDAPGIARFKVMERKLYYGIMTPGMVLTVALGVWMLIDYAWAAFSAQGWLHVKLALIALLVAYHLYCGKLVTDFKHDRNTRSHVFYRWFNEAPVLALIAIVLLAVLKPF; via the coding sequence ATGTGGCTGAAGGCATGGCATCTGATCTTCATGGTGACCTGGTTCGCCGGGCTGTTCTATCTGCCACGGCTGTTTGTCTATCACGCCATGGCCGACGACGCGCCCGGCATCGCGCGCTTCAAGGTCATGGAGCGCAAGCTCTACTACGGCATCATGACCCCGGGCATGGTGCTGACCGTTGCGCTGGGCGTCTGGATGCTGATCGACTACGCTTGGGCGGCGTTCAGCGCGCAGGGCTGGCTGCACGTGAAGCTCGCGCTGATCGCGCTGCTGGTGGCCTACCACCTGTATTGCGGCAAGCTGGTGACCGACTTCAAGCACGATCGCAACACCCGCAGCCACGTGTTCTACCGCTGGTTCAACGAGGCCCCCGTACTGGCACTGATCGCGATCGTCCTGCTCGCGGTGCTAAAGCCGTTCTGA
- a CDS encoding oxidative damage protection protein, producing MSRMVQCAVLKREAEGLSAPPHPGELGVRIFENVSRDGWRQWLDRLAMIINETGLNTADPRAMPVIEDHMRGFLFGEGQAGQAPQGFRRK from the coding sequence ATGTCCCGAATGGTTCAATGCGCCGTGCTCAAGCGCGAGGCCGAAGGCCTGAGCGCCCCGCCGCACCCCGGCGAACTGGGCGTGCGAATCTTTGAAAACGTCTCGCGCGACGGCTGGCGCCAGTGGCTGGACCGGCTCGCGATGATCATCAACGAGACCGGCCTGAACACCGCGGACCCGCGCGCGATGCCGGTGATCGAGGATCACATGCGCGGCTTTCTGTTCGGCGAGGGACAGGCCGGCCAGGCCCCGCAAGGGTTCCGGCGCAAATAG
- the prmC gene encoding peptide chain release factor N(5)-glutamine methyltransferase has translation MTAAKAALAGLESGALDAELLLAHLLGVSRSHLYAWPDRPLTPETAERYAQLVTRRAAGEPLAYLTGGREFWSLAFRTTPDVLVPRPETETLVAAALSRIAPGRPCRVADLGTGSGAIAAAIAMERPLATIVATDQSAAALEIARENFERLGLTARIETRAGDWYAALVGERLDCIVSNPPYIAEGDAHLGGDGVRFEPRNALVSGPDGLDAIRTLVAGARQHLRDGGWLIMEHGADQGAAVRALLSGAGFLSIATEPDAAGRERITAAH, from the coding sequence CTGACGGCCGCGAAGGCGGCGCTGGCCGGTCTGGAATCCGGCGCGCTGGATGCCGAACTGCTGCTCGCGCACCTGCTGGGTGTGTCGCGCTCGCATCTTTACGCCTGGCCCGACCGTCCACTCACCCCGGAAACCGCTGAGCGCTACGCGCAGCTGGTGACGCGCCGCGCCGCCGGCGAACCGCTGGCCTACCTGACCGGCGGGCGCGAGTTCTGGTCGCTTGCGTTCCGCACCACGCCCGACGTGCTCGTGCCCCGGCCCGAGACCGAGACGCTGGTCGCCGCGGCCCTGTCGCGCATCGCGCCGGGTCGGCCCTGCCGCGTGGCCGATCTGGGCACCGGCAGCGGCGCCATCGCCGCGGCCATCGCGATGGAACGCCCCCTCGCCACCATCGTTGCCACCGACCAGAGCGCCGCCGCGCTGGAGATCGCCCGCGAGAACTTCGAGCGGCTCGGACTCACCGCCCGAATCGAGACCCGTGCCGGTGACTGGTACGCGGCACTCGTCGGTGAACGCCTCGACTGCATCGTCAGCAATCCGCCATACATCGCCGAAGGTGATGCGCACCTCGGCGGCGACGGCGTGCGCTTCGAGCCACGCAACGCACTGGTTTCCGGGCCGGACGGTCTGGATGCGATTCGCACACTGGTCGCCGGTGCGCGCCAACACCTGCGCGATGGCGGCTGGCTCATCATGGAACACGGCGCCGACCAGGGCGCGGCGGTACGCGCGCTGCTGAGCGGAGCCGGTTTTCTGTCGATCGCCACCGAACCCGATGCGGCCGGCCGCGAGCGAATCACCGCAGCGCACTAG
- a CDS encoding DUF11 domain-containing protein, whose product MDGIRNAIASLLVCATLTAGPVARAHESSGSAFGEQVNLAISPLVGATVNVSSGPLPAVSGSTPPAFIDLDSAASVAVNATVTNAGLPFAVGVLNTGLLTVSTQGTDGPSAQSGAMVNNLDLDLLSAATVTTLLAMNATTVSTLASVTGSCGAGGLTASGSTTLEDATVAGTLADQASVTGSVLASPPPNYVLLYVNLGAAGRLRVTLNEQMVGGNGISGAQITVNAIHVEAVGPLLSSILGFSGNVIIASSTAQASCAEADLSVTVTDAPDPVELGQVLTYTLNVSNDGPDDAGDVEVTGTLPPEVTLLSIAPDQGTCAQVSDTVQCSFGTLASGATRQIRIRVAPQQAGPIQKTASVSGDVFDPNPDNNQDTEASLVTEPVPGPQSDDPVLDPQADPVESIPMLGLPALLLLMSLLTLAARARMRD is encoded by the coding sequence ATGGACGGCATACGCAACGCAATTGCATCGCTGCTCGTGTGCGCGACGCTCACGGCAGGACCGGTCGCCCGGGCACACGAGAGTAGCGGCTCGGCCTTCGGCGAACAGGTCAATCTGGCGATCTCACCGCTGGTGGGCGCTACAGTGAACGTGTCTAGCGGCCCGCTTCCCGCGGTTTCAGGTTCCACTCCGCCGGCCTTCATCGATTTGGATAGTGCCGCCAGCGTGGCGGTCAACGCCACGGTCACGAATGCGGGACTGCCGTTCGCGGTCGGCGTTTTGAACACCGGCCTTCTGACCGTTTCGACCCAGGGCACCGACGGCCCGTCCGCGCAGTCCGGCGCCATGGTCAACAATCTCGATCTCGATCTGCTCTCGGCCGCAACCGTCACCACGCTGCTCGCCATGAATGCCACCACGGTCAGCACTTTGGCCTCGGTTACCGGGAGTTGCGGCGCGGGCGGACTCACGGCGAGCGGCTCCACGACGCTCGAGGACGCCACGGTAGCCGGCACCCTCGCCGATCAGGCAAGCGTGACGGGAAGCGTTCTGGCCTCACCGCCGCCAAACTACGTCCTGCTATACGTCAACCTCGGCGCCGCAGGCCGCCTGCGCGTCACCCTGAACGAACAAATGGTAGGCGGCAACGGCATCTCCGGCGCGCAGATCACCGTGAACGCGATTCATGTCGAAGCAGTGGGGCCGCTGCTGTCGTCGATCCTCGGCTTCTCCGGCAATGTGATCATAGCGAGTTCCACGGCCCAGGCGAGCTGCGCCGAGGCCGATCTTTCCGTGACGGTGACGGATGCACCCGATCCTGTCGAACTCGGGCAAGTGCTGACCTACACCCTGAATGTTTCCAACGACGGGCCGGATGATGCGGGTGACGTCGAGGTGACGGGCACGCTGCCGCCCGAGGTGACGCTCCTCAGCATCGCACCGGATCAGGGAACCTGCGCACAGGTATCCGACACGGTGCAGTGCTCCTTCGGCACGCTGGCCAGCGGTGCGACCCGTCAGATCCGTATCCGGGTGGCTCCCCAGCAGGCCGGCCCGATTCAGAAAACCGCAAGCGTGAGCGGTGATGTGTTCGATCCGAATCCGGACAACAATCAGGACACTGAGGCCAGTCTAGTGACGGAGCCCGTGCCTGGACCACAGTCCGATGATCCCGTGCTGGACCCACAGGCCGACCCCGTTGAATCCATACCCATGCTGGGCCTTCCCGCTCTGCTGCTGCTGATGTCGTTGCTGACGCTGGCGGCGCGGGCACGCATGCGCGACTGA
- a CDS encoding radical SAM protein produces MNLNVALAKPVASPIVLISPYELGRQPFALAEPAAQLRAAGHGVRCIDLSQQSLDAEQFANARVVAIYLGMHTATRIALEALDKLHGFAPDATFAAYGLYAPVNAAMLRERGIAHVFGAECENDLLQLAAQVLGGTPPRSRTRVEFMVPDRSDLPALSRYAQLQLPDGESRTVGFVEASRGCKHKCRHCPVVPVYHGRFRAVPAEIVLADIRQQVAAGARHISFGDPDFLNGPTHAARIIERMHAQYPQLTWDAVVKVQHLIDHADLLPHFALRGCLFLTSAVESLDDAVLRRLEKNHTREDFEHAVGLMRNAGIGLAPTFIPFTPWTSIDDYLDLLDTLVRLELVHAVPPVQLSIRLLIPAGSYLLELPGFRDQLDGFDANALGYQWRHADPRIDALQREIQDWIARAEQGNVERTKIFAGIWRRAHDAAGRAAPALPEQLGKAIPAMSEPWYCCAEPTEQQLASI; encoded by the coding sequence ATGAATCTCAACGTTGCCCTTGCGAAACCGGTCGCGAGTCCGATCGTTCTGATCAGTCCGTACGAACTCGGTCGTCAACCGTTTGCGCTGGCCGAGCCCGCCGCGCAGTTGCGCGCAGCCGGACATGGGGTGCGCTGCATCGACCTTTCGCAGCAGTCGCTCGATGCGGAACAGTTCGCGAACGCGCGCGTCGTCGCGATCTATCTCGGCATGCATACCGCCACCCGCATCGCCCTGGAGGCGCTCGACAAACTGCACGGCTTCGCGCCGGATGCCACATTCGCCGCCTACGGTCTGTATGCGCCGGTCAACGCCGCGATGCTGCGCGAACGTGGCATCGCGCATGTGTTCGGCGCGGAGTGCGAAAACGATCTGCTGCAGCTTGCCGCGCAGGTCCTCGGCGGCACGCCGCCGCGCTCGCGCACTCGCGTGGAGTTCATGGTGCCGGACCGCAGCGACCTGCCCGCACTGTCGCGCTACGCGCAGTTGCAGCTGCCGGACGGCGAGTCGCGCACCGTCGGCTTCGTCGAGGCCTCGCGCGGCTGCAAGCACAAGTGCCGGCACTGTCCGGTTGTGCCGGTCTATCACGGCCGCTTTCGCGCCGTGCCCGCCGAGATCGTGCTCGCCGACATCCGCCAGCAGGTCGCGGCCGGCGCCCGGCACATTTCATTCGGCGATCCGGATTTCCTGAACGGCCCCACGCATGCCGCGCGCATCATCGAACGCATGCACGCGCAGTATCCGCAGCTGACCTGGGATGCGGTCGTGAAGGTGCAGCACCTGATCGACCATGCGGATCTGCTGCCGCATTTCGCTCTGCGCGGCTGCCTGTTTCTGACCTCGGCGGTGGAGTCGCTCGACGATGCCGTGCTCAGGCGCCTGGAGAAGAATCACACGCGCGAGGATTTCGAGCACGCCGTAGGGCTGATGCGCAACGCCGGCATCGGGCTCGCACCGACCTTCATCCCGTTCACGCCATGGACGTCGATCGACGACTACCTCGATCTGCTGGATACGCTGGTTCGGCTCGAACTCGTGCATGCCGTGCCGCCCGTGCAGCTCAGCATCCGGCTGCTGATCCCCGCAGGCTCGTACCTGCTCGAACTGCCGGGCTTTCGCGATCAGCTCGACGGGTTCGATGCCAATGCGCTCGGCTACCAGTGGCGCCATGCCGACCCGCGCATCGACGCGCTGCAGCGTGAGATCCAGGACTGGATCGCCCGCGCGGAACAAGGCAATGTCGAACGTACAAAAATCTTCGCGGGTATCTGGCGCCGCGCGCACGATGCCGCCGGACGCGCGGCGCCGGCCCTGCCCGAACAGCTGGGCAAGGCGATTCCGGCGATGAGCGAACCCTGGTATTGCTGCGCGGAGCCGACCGAACAGCAGCTTGCGTCAATCTGA